CACGGCTTCGTAAGAGCCTTCCAGTATATTTCCTCCAGTATCAGGATAGTCTACGTAATTACTTTGATCAGATTCTTTAAAAAGAAGCCAATTAAATCCCATATTACCATCCCCTGTTACAGTTATTTTGATTGTGTCATGAGATAGGACGTCAAAATTGTAGTAATCTGCATTGTCTCCGTCAATATATGATGCTGATACCATTTGATTATTCCCAATTGGTCCATTTGCATCAGAAAAAGTATTATTGGGTTCAGTTTCATTAGTTATATGGACAGTACTACTATTTGATACTACCATTACTTTATAACTGGTAGTTACTCCTCCTAATTTTGCTGTAATTGTTGCGTTGCCTTCTGTCATTCCAGTTACTATACCTTGGCTGTCTACGTTTGCAACAGACTCATCAGAACTTGACCATTCCACTTTGCTCAAATCACTTTCTGAAGCATTATTTCCATTATCAAGAGTCCCTATCAATCCAAAACCTAGACTAGTATTTTCTTTAATTACAGCTATCATTTCTAAGCTTTTAACATATGATGTTGAACCTGATATGTTTCCAGAACTTAAATCTACTCCATAGTCATGTACTTCTGAATTATAGATTGCCTTCATACCACCTTGGGAATCTTCAAGAGCAATAAAGTTAACTCTCCAATCAAGGTCATTAGGGAATATTTGATCGCTAAGTGTTCCTACATACTTACCATCTTGAAGCTCCAACTGAACAACTTTTTCATCTTCATTTTCATCAATGTATCCTATATATCCTTTAGTACCTAAATCTCCACTGGCTTCCACAATAACCAAATCATTTAATATCTCCACATCTGTTACTTGTTCTAATGCAATACGTACATTTTGTATTTTTATGTCTTTAGGTTCAGCTCTTTGTGGCACTACATTATGAACATTCATGATATGGATTTTTGCTTCACTTCTATCAGCATTTTCTTCTGTCACTAGAATTTTAATGCCATGTTGTGGTAGAATCAAACCACCTGCAGGATTATCTGGACTAGAATAATCTCTGCTATCATTAAATATAGGATATATGGTATTAGTATTTACATCTATGGTTTGAACTTCATTCCATTGAATAAAATACTCTGCTCCATTTCTCAAACTAAATGCTGCATCATGCATCTGATATTCTACTTTGTCAACATTCATTTCTGGCTTATTTGGATATTTCCATATGACAGGTTCTTGATCAGCATCAACTATACCCACTGAAACATGCCCTGGGTTAGCTTCTCCATCTTGAGAAAGTCTGTCTAATGTACCGTAAGTTCTATCAATATACCATATGAGAAGTCCTGGATCGTATGGAGTTGTATCAGAATAATAATAAGATTGTTTTAATCCTTCATCTGACCCATCTTGATTACGCCATTCAATCAAGTAATAATTTTCCGCTATGAAAACACCATTACTCTCTTCAAATCCATCAAGTACAAATCTTAACTCGCCCTCAGCATCATCAAAGAATACTTCTTCATCATTCACTGTGATTCTAATATCATCCACAAAGAATCCAGTTCCTTGAGTATTTCCGTCTGTACCATAGCCTATTCTTAGATCTATTTTCTTTCCTGCATAATCACTAATATCAAATATTCCATCTACCCAATTACCACCAGAGTTTCCTGTTATACCATGACCAGGATTTCTTAAGAAGTCGCCCTCGTCTATGTTTGGATTCTCAGTAGTTGTTATATTACCCTCAATTGCTGTCCATTCTTCGGTACCTTCTTCTCTAACCTGTACATAGCCATAATCCCAATCTTCTTCAATATCATATTGGGTCTTGAATTTCAATTGTATATTCTTATTGGCGTCTACAGTAAAGTCTAGATTAGTTGTCATGTAATGGTAAGCAGCATCTTCTTTTCCACCATAATAAGTATTATCCCCACTATATGGCTCTACTATAGTGGTAACCTTATCTGGTAAGTCTATTCTTACAGCATCTGTACCTGAGTTCTGTGAACTGGCTGCTATCAATGTTACATCCATACCTTCAGAACCAATATCCTCCAGGTGAATTCTATTTTGCCTTTGCCAATCTCCTCCATGATCTTTTTGAAGCTGTTCTCTACAATATGCACCATAACCCACTGTCATAGAACCTATTGGATATCCTGCATATGACCCTCCAGCCATAGTAGTCCAGTTTTGGACAGGTTCTGAATTACCATATAAATCTGGAAGTCCTAATGAATGCCCATATTCATGACTTATAAGTCCAACTGGAGCATCCTGCTCAACCATGACAAAATCTTCAAATTTATATGTGTTCCCGTTGGTATCAACTACTTCGTATGGTGATTTATCTTCTCTATAACCAGATAAACTGGACTGAAAAGGCCATATTGCAGCTTCTGCACCAATTGATCCACCACTGTACCACTCTTCTCCTTTTCCTGCATGAACAAGAATAACTGTATCAATTAATCCGTCTGGCTCATAATAATTTCCGTCATTATCATAATCAGATTTGTCAATAACGTCATAATCTGCTAACTTAATGCTAGTATCCTGAGAAACGGCATCTGCTCCCTCTTCCACTAACCAGCTTGCTTCTTTTTGGGTGTTTCCATAGTGAAGTGCATTGTTTTTAGCTGTATACCATCCAGCTACACCTCCATTAACAGAATACTGCTCTCTTGACTCAAGCTTAAAATACTTATTCATTGTCATAAAATATTTATTATCCTTACCCTCATATGTTTCTGGTCCAAATAACATGTCCTGATAATATGCTGCCTCATAATTATCACTGTAAGATAAAATGTCCCCTTCTACTTCTCTGTCTAGAAAGTCTGAATATCTGTAATCAGGAAAGTCCATAAGAATTACCAATGGTTTTGCCTCGACTGGTCCTTGATCCAAAAGTGCAGCATTAACATGAGATGCAAATAATCCTACTAATAAAACAGTTGTAAACATAGAACATAACAATTTTTTAATCATTAAATTTCTCCTTTAATTATTATTATAAATTTTTGTAGATTAAAAAAGTCTAAACTGTTCAGCATATATCAAGCCTGTTAAATGAATTCCTCCTTTCCCAAAAAAGTAATAAATTACTTGCACTACTCTAATATAAAAAATCTGTGTAAGGATATATAAACTATTTGAGACAATATCTATAGTAGAGCAGTTCCCTCAAACAGAGTAATTTATCAATATCAAAATAATCAATACACTAATATATTCACTATCAATCTAATTCTTATCTTCTTTTTAATATTATTAAGTTTTATCTCACAATAAATAATCATTTGTTCTAATGAAGTTATATATGCAAATTTATCTAAACAATATATATTTCTGAATTATATCATAACAGGAAATTATATATTTTTATATGACCTATTTATACACTTATGGTACATATTTCTATTTTATTTTATAAACGTTGGTATATTAAGCATTCTTTTTTATTATTTGATATAGTATCAATTTAATTTTTTGCACAAAAAAGCTGATATAATATTTATACCAGCTAATCTACAATAAACTTTTATCATTAAATTTATTTCAGCAGACAAATAGCCTGTGAAGCTATCCCTAGCCCCTCTCCAGTAAATCCTAAGCCTTCTTCTGTAGTTGCTTTTATATTTATATTTTCTATTTCAATATTTAGAACATCTGCTATATTGGTCCTCATTTCTTCTATATAACCAGCCATCTTAGGACGTTGAGCAATAATGGTTGAATCTATGTTTATTATACTATACCCTTCACTAGTAAGTAACTCTTTTACTTGTGCCATTAGTTTCAGACTGGATATTGATTTGTATTTATTATCTGTATCAGGGAAATGCTTACCTATATCGCCCTTACCCATTGCTCCCAGCAAAGCGTCCATAATCGCATGAACCAGAACATCTGCATCAGAATGTCCAAGTAAACCTTTCTCGTATGGAATTTCAACACCT
The window above is part of the Vallitalea guaymasensis genome. Proteins encoded here:
- a CDS encoding immune inhibitor A domain-containing protein encodes the protein MIKKLLCSMFTTVLLVGLFASHVNAALLDQGPVEAKPLVILMDFPDYRYSDFLDREVEGDILSYSDNYEAAYYQDMLFGPETYEGKDNKYFMTMNKYFKLESREQYSVNGGVAGWYTAKNNALHYGNTQKEASWLVEEGADAVSQDTSIKLADYDVIDKSDYDNDGNYYEPDGLIDTVILVHAGKGEEWYSGGSIGAEAAIWPFQSSLSGYREDKSPYEVVDTNGNTYKFEDFVMVEQDAPVGLISHEYGHSLGLPDLYGNSEPVQNWTTMAGGSYAGYPIGSMTVGYGAYCREQLQKDHGGDWQRQNRIHLEDIGSEGMDVTLIAASSQNSGTDAVRIDLPDKVTTIVEPYSGDNTYYGGKEDAAYHYMTTNLDFTVDANKNIQLKFKTQYDIEEDWDYGYVQVREEGTEEWTAIEGNITTTENPNIDEGDFLRNPGHGITGNSGGNWVDGIFDISDYAGKKIDLRIGYGTDGNTQGTGFFVDDIRITVNDEEVFFDDAEGELRFVLDGFEESNGVFIAENYYLIEWRNQDGSDEGLKQSYYYSDTTPYDPGLLIWYIDRTYGTLDRLSQDGEANPGHVSVGIVDADQEPVIWKYPNKPEMNVDKVEYQMHDAAFSLRNGAEYFIQWNEVQTIDVNTNTIYPIFNDSRDYSSPDNPAGGLILPQHGIKILVTEENADRSEAKIHIMNVHNVVPQRAEPKDIKIQNVRIALEQVTDVEILNDLVIVEASGDLGTKGYIGYIDENEDEKVVQLELQDGKYVGTLSDQIFPNDLDWRVNFIALEDSQGGMKAIYNSEVHDYGVDLSSGNISGSTSYVKSLEMIAVIKENTSLGFGLIGTLDNGNNASESDLSKVEWSSSDESVANVDSQGIVTGMTEGNATITAKLGGVTTSYKVMVVSNSSTVHITNETEPNNTFSDANGPIGNNQMVSASYIDGDNADYYNFDVLSHDTIKITVTGDGNMGFNWLLFKESDQSNYVDYPDTGGNILEGSYEAVPGKYYLKVYKHTGNSGTYTVNIDGALK
- the ispF gene encoding 2-C-methyl-D-erythritol 2,4-cyclodiphosphate synthase, with the translated sequence MKIGMGYDVHRLVEDRKLILGGVEIPYEKGLLGHSDADVLVHAIMDALLGAMGKGDIGKHFPDTDNKYKSISSLKLMAQVKELLTSEGYSIINIDSTIIAQRPKMAGYIEEMRTNIADVLNIEIENINIKATTEEGLGFTGEGLGIASQAICLLK